From the Agromyces laixinhei genome, the window GAAGCCGCCGTCGATGTAGCGGTGCCGCACCGGTGCTTCACGCCACTCGTCGACATCGACGTAGCCGTGCGCGAAGTCTGCGTCTGCGTCGTCCACCGTCCACTCGGCTGCGGTCACAGACTTCGCTTCGTCGGGCTGGCGAACAAGAGACATCGACGGCTCCTTCTGGGTCGGGAAATTCTCGTCAGATCTAAATCAGCATGACGTACGGGATTCGCTGTGACAAGTCAATGCCGCATAACATGCACGTATGGCAGCACGAGGTCCATATGCAAAGGGAAAGGCGAAGCGCGCCGAGATCCTCGATGTCGCACTCGAGGTGATCGCACGCGAGGGATACAGCGGCGCCACGGTGAAACAGCTGGCCGATGCCGTCGGCCTCAGCCAGAACGGGCTGCTGCACTACTTCGGATCGAAAGATGCGTTGTTCACCGAGATCCTCCGCCATCGCGACCGGCCCGCGGCCGCAGACGTCGATTCCCAGAACGATGACCTCTCGAACATCACGGATCGGCTGCTCGAAGCGGTCGAACTCGAGTCGTCAGCACCGGGGCTGGCTCAGCTCGCACTCCGTCTGACCGGTGAGGCGACCGAGCCCGACCACATCGCCCACGACTACTTCCGCGAGCGCTACGACGTCATCCGGTCGGTCCTGCACGACACGATCGTGACCCTCCGCGACGAGGGCAAGGTCTCTGCAGACGT encodes:
- a CDS encoding TetR/AcrR family transcriptional regulator; this translates as MAARGPYAKGKAKRAEILDVALEVIAREGYSGATVKQLADAVGLSQNGLLHYFGSKDALFTEILRHRDRPAAADVDSQNDDLSNITDRLLEAVELESSAPGLAQLALRLTGEATEPDHIAHDYFRERYDVIRSVLHDTIVTLRDEGKVSADVDPTVVAALVFAAWDGLRTQWMYDKTLDIRAHLTYLLRSLGIA